Proteins from a genomic interval of Heteronotia binoei isolate CCM8104 ecotype False Entrance Well chromosome 5, APGP_CSIRO_Hbin_v1, whole genome shotgun sequence:
- the LOC132571450 gene encoding C-type lectin domain family 2 member B-like, translated as MDSKESSDTDLRERKKFLPPAETSKQAETPVCGLSLGKIKTWLSNERVVKSIAFLYRVAILLLLIGIVTIVVTKAKQIEQLGRSLISPPQCGPPCPHYWIGYEGKCYYFSREKRDWVSSHHYCSSHNASLARIDKEEMDFVMRLKGKDIYWIGLRRVLNKDWTWADGENATMEVTGEGGHCAFLDNIGKAIASGCHTKLLWICSKPDAYTTKDVTDT; from the exons ATGGACTCCAAAGAATCTTCTGATACAGATTTGCGAGAACGGAAGAAATTCCTTCCTCCTGCTGAAACATCTAAGCAAGCAGAGACACCAG TTTGTGGTCTGTCACTGGGCAAGATCAAGACATGGCTATCAAATGAAAGAGTTGTGAAATCCATAGCTTTCCTTTATCGAGTTGCCATCCTCTTGCTCCTCATTGGCATTGTAACCATAGTTG TTACAAAAGCAAAACAGATTGAGCAGCTGGGACGTAGTTTGATATCCCCACCGCAGTGTGGTCCACCATGCCCCCATTATTGGATTGGATATGAGGGAAAGTGTTACTACTTTTCAAGGGAAAAACGGGATtgggtctccagccaccactacTGTTCTTCACACAATGCGTCCCTGGCCAGGATTGACAAAGAAGAAATG GACTTTGTGATGCGGCTCAAAGGCAAAGATATCTATTGGATTGGGCTCCGAAGAGTCTTAAATAAGGACTGGACATGGGCAGACGGAGAAAATGCCAC GATGGAGGTCACTGGAGAAGGAGGACACTGTGCATTTCTAGACAATATAGGCAAAGCCATTGCTTCAGGATGCCACACGAAATTACTTTGGATCTGCAGCAAGCCTGATGCATATACAACAAAGGACGTCACAGATACATAG